From the bacterium genome, the window CATGTTCACGTGCGAGTCTCCTACTCGATTATCTTGGTGACGACGCCCGCGCCGACGGTTCTGCCGCCTTCGCGTATCGCAAAGCGAAGGCCGTCGGCCATCGCGATGGGCGTGATTAGTTCGATGGTGAGGTTTACGTTGTCGCCCGGCATTACCATCTCTACTCCT encodes:
- the tuf gene encoding elongation factor Tu (EF-Tu; promotes GTP-dependent binding of aminoacyl-tRNA to the A-site of ribosomes during protein biosynthesis; when the tRNA anticodon matches the mRNA codon, GTP hydrolysis results; the inactive EF-Tu-GDP leaves the ribosome and release of GDP is promoted by elongation factor Ts; many prokaryotes have two copies of the gene encoding EF-Tu), with the translated sequence GVEMVMPGDNVNLTIELITPIAMADGLRFAIREGGRTVGAGVVTKIIE